The following proteins are encoded in a genomic region of Streptomyces sp. NBC_01723:
- a CDS encoding HAD family hydrolase encodes MPIKAVVWDVDDTLFDYTTADREGMRAHLVAEGLLAGYGSAEEALVRWRQITDRQWARFSAGEVDFVTQRRDRIREFLGRPELTEAEADAWFQRYVTHYEAVWSLFPDVVPVLDALAGSHRHAVLSNSSLTVQDRKLRVLGVHDRFETILCAAELGVSKPEPAAFLAACDALALPPAEVAYVGDHPEIDGRGAAEAGLLSVWIDRGGVYATVEPPEGPRRIASLSELPALLGADTRFGAPSTFG; translated from the coding sequence ATGCCGATCAAAGCCGTCGTATGGGACGTCGACGACACCCTCTTCGACTACACCACCGCCGACCGCGAGGGAATGCGGGCCCACCTGGTGGCCGAAGGGCTTCTCGCCGGGTACGGGTCGGCGGAGGAGGCCCTCGTGCGCTGGCGGCAGATCACCGACCGGCAGTGGGCGCGCTTCTCCGCCGGTGAGGTGGACTTCGTCACACAGCGGCGCGACCGCATCCGCGAGTTCCTGGGCCGGCCGGAGCTGACCGAGGCCGAGGCCGACGCGTGGTTCCAGCGCTACGTCACGCACTACGAGGCCGTCTGGTCCCTCTTCCCTGACGTGGTGCCCGTCCTCGACGCCCTCGCCGGCAGCCACCGGCACGCGGTGCTCTCCAACTCCAGCCTCACCGTCCAGGACCGCAAGCTGCGCGTCCTCGGTGTGCACGACCGCTTCGAGACCATCCTGTGCGCCGCCGAGCTGGGCGTCTCCAAGCCCGAGCCCGCCGCCTTCCTTGCGGCCTGCGACGCCCTGGCTCTCCCCCCGGCCGAGGTCGCCTACGTCGGCGACCACCCGGAGATCGACGGACGCGGCGCCGCCGAGGCCGGGCTGCTCTCCGTGTGGATCGACCGGGGCGGCGTCTACGCGACGGTGGAACCGCCGGAGGGGCCGCGCCGTATCGCCTCCCTCTCCGAACTCCCCGCGCTGCTCGGCGCCGATACCCGTTTTGGAGCCCCGTCCACCTTCGGGTAA
- the ndgR gene encoding IclR family transcriptional regulator NdgR — protein MDNSSGVGVLDKAALVLSALESGPATLAGLVAATGLARPTAHRLAVALEHHRMVARDMQGRFILGPRLAELAAAAGEDRLLATAGPVLTHLRDVTGESAQLYRRQGDMRICVAAAERLSGLRDTVPVGSTLTMKAGSSAQILMAWEEPERLHRGLQGARFTATALSGVRRRGWAQSIGEREPGVASVSAPVRGPSNRVVAAVSVSGPIERLTRHPGRMHAQAIIDAAGRLSEALRRTG, from the coding sequence ATGGACAACAGTAGCGGCGTCGGCGTTCTGGACAAGGCGGCCCTCGTCCTGAGCGCTCTGGAGTCCGGCCCGGCCACCCTCGCGGGATTGGTCGCTGCGACCGGACTGGCACGACCCACGGCTCACCGCCTGGCCGTGGCACTGGAACACCACCGCATGGTGGCGCGCGACATGCAGGGCCGTTTCATTCTCGGCCCGCGCCTGGCCGAGCTGGCCGCGGCGGCCGGCGAGGACCGGCTGCTGGCCACCGCGGGCCCGGTGCTCACCCACCTCCGCGACGTCACGGGCGAGAGTGCTCAGCTCTACCGCCGCCAGGGCGACATGCGCATCTGCGTGGCCGCGGCCGAGCGTCTGTCGGGCCTGAGGGACACGGTCCCGGTCGGCTCCACGCTCACCATGAAGGCCGGCTCCTCGGCGCAGATCCTGATGGCCTGGGAGGAGCCCGAGCGCCTGCACCGCGGCCTCCAGGGGGCCCGTTTCACGGCGACGGCGCTGTCCGGCGTGCGGCGGCGCGGCTGGGCCCAGTCGATCGGCGAGCGGGAGCCGGGCGTCGCGTCCGTCTCGGCGCCGGTGCGCGGCCCCTCCAACCGCGTGGTGGCGGCCGTGTCCGTCTCCGGCCCCATCGAGCGCCTGACGCGCCACCCGGGCCGGATGCACGCCCAGGCGATCATCGACGCCGCCGGCCGCCTCTCGGAGGCGCTGCGCCGCACGGGCTGA
- the leuC gene encoding 3-isopropylmalate dehydratase large subunit — translation MGRTLAEKVWDDHVVRRAEGEPDLLFIDLHLLHEVTSPQAFDGLRKSGRPVRRLDLTIATEDHNTPTLDIDKPIADPVSRAQLETLRKNCAEFGVRLHPLGDVEQGVVHVVGPQLGLTQPGTTVVCGDSHTSTHGAFGALAFGIGTSQVEHVLATQTLPLARPKTMAITVNGELPDGVTAKDLILAIIAKIGTGGGQGYVLEYRGEAIEKLSMEARMTICNMSIEAGARAGMIAPDATTFDYLRGRPHAPEGADWDAAVAYWKTLRTDDDAEFDAEVVIEAAELSPFVTWGTNPGQGAPLSAAVPDPASYEDASERFAAEKALEYMGLEAGQPLRSINVDTVFVGSCTNGRIEDLRAAAEIVKDRKVADGVRMLVVPGSARVGLQAVSEGLDVVFKEAGAEWRHAGCSMCLGMNPDQLAPGERSASTSNRNFEGRQGKGGRTHLVSPQVAAATAVLGHLASPADLSAADVPTPAGV, via the coding sequence ATGGGTAGGACACTCGCGGAGAAGGTCTGGGACGACCACGTCGTCCGGCGCGCCGAAGGCGAGCCCGACCTCCTCTTCATCGATCTGCACCTGCTGCACGAGGTGACCAGCCCGCAGGCCTTCGACGGCCTCCGCAAGAGCGGCCGCCCGGTGCGGCGGCTCGACCTGACCATCGCCACCGAGGACCACAACACCCCGACACTCGACATCGACAAGCCCATCGCGGACCCGGTCTCCCGGGCCCAGCTGGAGACGCTGCGCAAGAACTGCGCGGAGTTCGGCGTCCGGCTGCACCCGCTGGGCGACGTCGAGCAGGGCGTCGTACACGTGGTCGGCCCGCAGCTGGGCCTGACCCAGCCCGGCACCACCGTGGTCTGCGGCGACTCGCACACCTCGACGCACGGCGCCTTCGGCGCGCTGGCCTTCGGCATCGGCACCTCCCAGGTCGAGCACGTGCTGGCCACCCAGACGCTGCCGCTGGCCCGTCCGAAGACCATGGCCATCACGGTCAACGGCGAACTGCCCGACGGCGTCACCGCCAAGGACCTGATCCTCGCGATCATCGCGAAGATCGGCACCGGCGGCGGCCAGGGCTACGTCCTGGAGTACCGGGGCGAGGCCATCGAGAAGCTCTCGATGGAGGCCCGCATGACCATCTGCAACATGTCGATCGAGGCCGGCGCCCGCGCGGGCATGATCGCCCCCGACGCCACCACCTTCGACTACCTCCGGGGCCGCCCGCACGCCCCCGAGGGCGCGGACTGGGACGCGGCGGTCGCGTACTGGAAGACGCTGCGCACGGACGACGACGCCGAGTTCGACGCCGAGGTCGTCATCGAGGCCGCCGAGCTGTCCCCGTTCGTCACCTGGGGCACCAACCCGGGGCAGGGCGCGCCGCTTTCCGCCGCCGTCCCCGACCCGGCTTCGTACGAAGACGCCTCGGAGCGGTTCGCCGCCGAAAAGGCCCTGGAGTACATGGGGTTGGAGGCCGGTCAGCCGCTGCGCTCCATCAACGTGGACACCGTCTTCGTAGGTTCCTGCACCAACGGCCGCATCGAGGACCTCCGCGCCGCCGCCGAGATCGTCAAGGACCGCAAAGTCGCCGACGGCGTACGGATGCTGGTCGTCCCGGGCTCCGCGCGGGTGGGCCTGCAGGCCGTCTCCGAGGGCCTGGACGTGGTCTTCAAGGAGGCCGGCGCCGAATGGCGGCACGCGGGCTGCTCGATGTGCCTGGGCATGAACCCGGACCAGTTGGCCCCCGGCGAGCGCTCCGCCTCCACCTCCAACCGCAACTTCGAGGGGCGGCAGGGCAAGGGCGGCCGTACCCACCTGGTGTCGCCGCAGGTCGCGGCCGCGACGGCGGTCCTGGGCCACCTGGCCTCCCCGGCCGACCTGTCCGCCGCCGACGTCCCCACGCCCGCTGGAGTCTGA
- the leuD gene encoding 3-isopropylmalate dehydratase small subunit yields the protein MEAFTTHTGRAVPLRRSNVDTDQIIPAHWLKKVTRDGFEDGLFEAWRKDGSFVLNQPERQGATVLVAGPDFGTGSSREHAVWALQNYGFKAVISSRFADIFRGNSLKNGLLTVVLDQKIVDALWALTEQDPQAEITVDLEAREVRADGITASFELDENSRWRLLNGLDDISITLQNEADIATYEAKRPSYKPQTIQV from the coding sequence ATGGAAGCATTCACCACGCACACCGGCCGGGCCGTCCCGCTGCGCCGCAGCAACGTCGACACCGACCAGATCATCCCCGCCCACTGGCTCAAGAAGGTGACCCGGGACGGGTTCGAGGACGGGCTGTTCGAGGCCTGGCGCAAGGACGGGTCCTTCGTCCTCAACCAGCCCGAGCGCCAGGGCGCCACGGTCCTGGTGGCCGGCCCCGACTTCGGCACCGGCTCCTCCCGTGAGCACGCCGTCTGGGCGCTGCAGAACTACGGCTTCAAGGCCGTGATCTCCTCCCGCTTCGCCGACATCTTCCGGGGCAACTCGCTGAAGAACGGCCTGCTCACCGTGGTCCTCGACCAGAAGATCGTGGACGCGCTGTGGGCGCTCACGGAGCAGGACCCGCAGGCGGAGATCACCGTCGACCTGGAGGCCCGCGAGGTCCGGGCGGACGGCATCACGGCCTCCTTCGAGCTGGACGAGAACTCCCGCTGGCGGCTGCTGAACGGGCTGGACGACATCTCGATCACCCTCCAGAACGAGGCGGACATCGCCACGTACGAGGCCAAGCGCCCTTCGTACAAGCCGCAGACCATCCAGGTCTGA